One genomic window of Parasteatoda tepidariorum isolate YZ-2023 chromosome 9, CAS_Ptep_4.0, whole genome shotgun sequence includes the following:
- the LOC122271631 gene encoding serine/threonine-protein kinase TNNI3K-like, which produces MTLALLDHNFTVEVEDQFLGWRPLRYADKRGHWKIVDLLLKHGSNPDDMKKYLINAFDYKKQTPLHYAVNKAIAELLIKSGADIEVKGSWDETPLFSAKSKDVVEDKFGRTVLHLAAAYGYLNIVKLLLDSGFSADARDIFDWTPSRYADKFEHKEIAELLKSFS; this is translated from the exons ATGACATTGGCTTTACTGGATCATAATTTTACTGTCGAGGTTGAAGACCAGTTTCTTGGTTGGAGGCCTCTAAGATATGCTGACAAAAGGGGTCACTGGAAAATTGTCGATTTGCTTCTAAAACATGGCTCAAATCCTGATGACAT gaagaaatatttaataaatgcattcgATTATAAGAAACAGACTCCTCTTCATTATGCTGTAAATAAGGCTATTGCTGAGCTCTTAATAAAAAGCGGTGCAGACATTGAAGTTAAAGGCTCGTGGGATGAAACACCTTTGTTCTCAGCTAAGAGTAAGGATGTAGTTGA AGATAAATTCGGAAGAACAGTGCTTCACTTAGCTGCAGCATATGGGTACCTGAATATCGTGAAGCTTCTATTGGATAGTGGATTCAGTGCCGATGCAAGAGACATATTTGATTGGACTCCCTCAAGGTATGCTGATAAATTTGAGCATAAAGAAATTGCTGAATTACTCAAAAGTTTTTCGTAA